A stretch of Halostagnicola kamekurae DNA encodes these proteins:
- a CDS encoding mandelate racemase/muconate lactonizing enzyme family protein, with translation MGVDYSQLHDPNAEYTMRELSADTMDVTRERGGGRDVEITDVQTTMVDGNFPWTLVRIYTDAGIVGTGEAYWGAGVPELIQRMKPFLEGENPLDIDRLTEHLVQKMSGEGSIGGVTVTAISGIEVALHDLAGKILEVPAYQLLGGKYRDEVRVYCDCHTEDEADPTACADEAERVVEELGYDALKFDLDVPSGHEKDRANRHLRGPEIDHKVSIVEAITERVGSRADVAFDCHWTFSADSAKRLASELEAYDIWWLEDPVPPENHDVQQEVTQSTTTPITVGENVYRKHGQRRLIEEQALDIVAPDMPKVGGMRETRKIADLADLYYIPVAMHNVASPVATMASAHVGAAIPNSLAVEYHSYELGWWEDLVEEDVIEDGSIEIPEKPGLGLTLDMDEVEAHMVEGDELFDEA, from the coding sequence ATGGGAGTCGATTACTCACAGCTACACGATCCGAACGCCGAGTACACGATGCGGGAGCTGTCCGCCGACACGATGGACGTCACCCGCGAGCGCGGCGGCGGCCGAGACGTCGAGATCACGGACGTCCAGACCACGATGGTCGACGGCAACTTCCCGTGGACCCTCGTCCGAATCTACACGGACGCAGGCATCGTCGGCACCGGCGAAGCCTACTGGGGCGCGGGCGTCCCCGAACTCATCCAGCGGATGAAACCCTTCCTCGAGGGCGAGAACCCGCTCGACATCGATCGACTGACCGAACACCTCGTCCAGAAGATGTCCGGCGAGGGATCGATCGGCGGCGTCACCGTCACCGCCATCTCGGGCATCGAAGTCGCGCTACACGATCTGGCTGGCAAGATCCTCGAGGTCCCGGCCTACCAGCTGCTGGGCGGCAAGTACCGCGACGAGGTCCGGGTCTACTGCGACTGTCACACCGAAGACGAAGCCGATCCGACCGCCTGCGCGGACGAGGCAGAACGCGTCGTCGAGGAACTGGGCTACGACGCGCTCAAGTTCGACCTCGACGTTCCCTCGGGCCACGAGAAGGATCGGGCGAACCGCCACCTGCGCGGCCCCGAGATCGACCACAAGGTCTCGATCGTCGAGGCGATCACCGAGCGCGTCGGCAGCCGCGCCGACGTGGCCTTCGACTGCCACTGGACGTTCTCCGCCGACAGCGCGAAACGGCTCGCGAGCGAACTCGAGGCCTACGACATCTGGTGGCTCGAGGACCCGGTGCCGCCGGAGAACCACGACGTCCAACAGGAGGTCACCCAGTCGACGACGACGCCGATCACCGTCGGCGAGAACGTCTACCGAAAGCACGGCCAGCGCCGACTCATCGAGGAGCAGGCGCTCGACATCGTCGCCCCCGACATGCCGAAGGTCGGCGGGATGCGCGAAACCCGGAAGATAGCGGATCTGGCGGACCTGTACTACATCCCGGTCGCGATGCACAACGTCGCCTCGCCCGTCGCCACGATGGCCTCGGCCCACGTCGGCGCGGCGATTCCGAACTCGCTGGCCGTCGAGTACCACAGCTACGAACTCGGCTGGTGGGAGGACTTGGTCGAGGAGGACGTTATCGAGGACGGCTCGATCGAGATCCCCGAGAAGCCGGGACTCGGTCTGACCCTCGATATGGACGAAGTCGAGGCCCACATGGTCGAAGGAGACGAGCTCTTCGACGAAGCCTAA
- a CDS encoding glucose 1-dehydrogenase translates to MKAIAVEPGAGDPVVVEKPVPEPAAGEALVRTLRVGVDGTDHEVIRGAHGELPAGSDRLVLGHEAVGVVEDPNGTDLERGEVVAPTVRRPPNGTNEYFERGEPDMAPEGAYLERGIVGAHGFMAEYFTSPAETLVPVPPELAELGFLVEPISITEKALEHAQAARSTVHWEPESAIVLGNGSLGLVTLAMFEEVLDIERTYCLGKRDRPDPSIDLIDDLGGTYIDSRETSVPEIPDAHEPMDLVYEATGYAKHPFDTVEALAPNGVGALVGVPDDWSFEIDGGRLHRELVLHNKALVGTVNSNRGHFEAAVDTLASIPGWVTDDLVTGVYGLDEFERAFERNESVIKTAVEFDTR, encoded by the coding sequence ATGAAAGCGATCGCAGTCGAACCGGGTGCCGGCGACCCCGTCGTGGTGGAGAAGCCGGTTCCCGAACCGGCGGCCGGCGAAGCGCTCGTACGGACGCTTCGCGTGGGCGTCGACGGCACCGACCACGAGGTGATCCGGGGCGCACACGGCGAGCTTCCGGCGGGGAGCGACCGGCTCGTGCTGGGCCACGAGGCGGTCGGCGTCGTCGAAGATCCGAACGGAACCGACCTCGAGAGAGGCGAGGTCGTCGCGCCGACGGTCCGCAGACCGCCCAACGGGACCAACGAGTACTTCGAGCGTGGCGAACCGGACATGGCTCCCGAGGGGGCCTATCTCGAGCGCGGGATCGTCGGCGCGCACGGGTTCATGGCGGAGTACTTCACCAGCCCGGCCGAGACGCTCGTTCCGGTCCCGCCCGAACTCGCGGAACTCGGCTTTCTGGTCGAACCGATCAGCATCACCGAAAAGGCCCTCGAGCACGCCCAGGCGGCCCGCTCGACGGTCCACTGGGAGCCAGAATCCGCCATCGTTCTCGGCAACGGCTCGCTCGGGCTCGTGACCCTCGCGATGTTCGAAGAAGTGCTCGACATAGAGCGCACGTACTGTCTCGGCAAGCGCGATCGGCCCGACCCCTCGATCGACCTGATCGACGACCTCGGTGGCACCTACATCGACTCTCGAGAGACTTCGGTTCCCGAAATCCCCGACGCGCACGAGCCGATGGACCTCGTCTACGAGGCGACTGGCTACGCGAAACACCCCTTCGACACCGTCGAGGCGCTCGCACCCAACGGCGTCGGTGCGCTGGTCGGGGTTCCCGACGACTGGTCGTTCGAGATCGACGGCGGTCGACTCCACCGAGAGCTCGTCCTCCACAACAAGGCGCTCGTGGGGACGGTGAACTCGAATCGCGGCCACTTCGAGGCCGCCGTCGATACGCTCGCGTCGATTCCCGGGTGGGTCACCGACGACCTCGTGACCGGGGTCTACGGTCTCGACGAGTTCGAACGAGCGTTCGAACGGAACGAGTCGGTCATCAAGACGGCCGTCGAGTTCGATACGCGCTGA
- a CDS encoding Cdc6/Cdc18 family protein produces the protein MEFPPYDASQLEEVLRQRVDTAFYEDVVTNAAITYAAALGSKNSGDARMVLDLIRIAGDYARERSEDYVTEDLVDEAMDEYEIERSMSILADLPENIKIVVYALAVLEEREGEEVTSSILYEIYSDFAQMVGHDPVSERRARDYYGRLDELNIIESEVKHDSSGGQYKTHSLKHPTTEVLTALGDTVDTIGIDKSVQNLIEE, from the coding sequence ATCGAATTTCCTCCCTACGATGCTAGTCAGCTCGAAGAAGTCCTCCGACAGCGTGTTGATACTGCCTTCTATGAGGATGTAGTCACCAACGCAGCAATCACCTATGCGGCCGCTCTTGGATCAAAGAACAGTGGCGATGCCCGAATGGTCCTCGACTTGATTCGGATTGCTGGCGACTACGCTCGTGAGCGAAGCGAGGACTATGTTACGGAAGATCTCGTTGATGAAGCAATGGACGAATACGAGATCGAACGGTCGATGTCGATATTAGCTGATCTGCCAGAAAACATCAAAATAGTCGTGTATGCCCTCGCAGTTCTCGAGGAGCGAGAAGGTGAGGAAGTGACGTCATCAATTCTCTACGAAATCTATAGTGATTTTGCACAGATGGTCGGGCACGATCCTGTTTCGGAACGTCGAGCACGGGACTACTATGGACGACTTGATGAGTTAAACATCATCGAATCCGAAGTAAAACACGATTCATCGGGAGGTCAGTACAAGACTCACTCGCTGAAACATCCTACCACCGAAGTACTCACAGCACTCGGCGATACTGTCGATACAATTGGAATTGACAAGAGCGTTCAGAACTTGATTGAAGAATAG
- a CDS encoding IS6 family transposase: MLADLLSESYAADLEEPWENERTATPVRAFAVRLHQTGCSLRETTTILAELGVKRSHGAVWNWVHRLADSRYDPPTATPSRVAVDETAIKINGERSWLYAAIDIETKLILDVALFGRHGTDPAAAFLHRLREKHDLSDAEFLVDQFGYRTALSRLGLSGRVEYTDRNLIEKWFHTLKMRIDRFHNSWVGSRSSVREWLEQFVHYYNRQRPHQALGGKTPIEEVQN, translated from the coding sequence ATGCTCGCAGACCTGCTCAGCGAGAGCTATGCGGCGGATTTAGAAGAACCTTGGGAGAACGAGCGGACGGCGACGCCCGTCAGGGCGTTCGCCGTCCGCCTCCATCAGACCGGTTGTTCGCTTCGGGAGACAACAACGATTCTAGCAGAATTAGGCGTTAAACGTTCTCACGGAGCGGTTTGGAATTGGGTGCATCGGCTGGCTGATAGCAGGTACGACCCGCCGACTGCGACGCCGTCAAGGGTCGCGGTTGACGAGACTGCTATCAAGATCAACGGTGAGCGGTCTTGGTTATACGCTGCAATAGACATCGAGACAAAGTTGATTCTTGACGTCGCGTTGTTTGGTCGGCATGGCACTGATCCAGCGGCTGCGTTTCTGCATCGGCTCCGTGAGAAACACGATCTCTCGGATGCTGAGTTTCTTGTCGATCAATTCGGCTATCGGACTGCCCTCTCTCGATTAGGATTGAGCGGTCGGGTCGAATACACCGACCGAAACCTGATTGAAAAGTGGTTTCACACCCTCAAAATGCGGATCGACCGCTTCCATAACTCGTGGGTGGGCAGTCGGTCAAGCGTCCGCGAGTGGCTTGAACAGTTTGTGCACTACTATAACCGTCAAAGACCGCACCAAGCTCTCGGTGGAAAGACGCCGATTGAGGAGGTGCAGAACTAG
- a CDS encoding IS6 family transposase: protein MLADLLSECYDPDLEESWERTATPIRAFSVRLHQTGCSPRETTTTLAELGVERSHGAVWNWVHRLADSECHPPEAQPKRVAVDETAVKINGGWSWLYAAIDTETKLILDVALFGRHGTDPAAAFLHRLDKKYDLSDTVFLVDQFGYRTALARLGLSGQVNYTERNLIEKWFHTLKMRIDRFHNSWVGSRTSTHEWLEQFIHYYNRQRPHQALDGKTPIEEVQN, encoded by the coding sequence ATGCTCGCAGACCTGCTCAGCGAGTGCTATGACCCGGATTTAGAAGAATCTTGGGAGCGGACGGCGACGCCCATCAGGGCGTTCTCCGTCCGCCTCCATCAGACCGGTTGTTCGCCCCGCGAGACAACTACAACCTTGGCGGAATTAGGCGTTGAACGCTCGCATGGAGCGGTTTGGAATTGGGTGCATCGGCTGGCTGATAGCGAGTGCCACCCGCCTGAGGCGCAGCCGAAGCGGGTCGCGGTTGACGAGACTGCTGTCAAGATCAACGGCGGGTGGTCTTGGTTGTACGCTGCAATAGACACCGAGACGAAGCTGATTCTCGATGTCGCGTTGTTTGGTCGACATGGCACCGATCCGGCAGCTGCGTTTCTGCATCGACTCGACAAGAAATACGATCTCTCCGACACCGTATTTCTCGTGGATCAGTTCGGCTACCGGACTGCCCTTGCTCGATTGGGATTGAGCGGTCAGGTCAACTACACCGAGCGAAACCTCATCGAAAAGTGGTTTCACACCCTCAAAATGCGGATCGATCGCTTCCACAACTCGTGGGTGGGCAGTCGGACGAGTACACACGAATGGCTTGAACAATTCATACACTACTACAACCGCCAGAGACCGCACCAAGCTCTGGATGGAAAGACGCCGATTGAGGAGGTGCAAAACTAG
- a CDS encoding Lrp/AsnC family transcriptional regulator → MASHRPDSGYRLDEIDRRIIYALMADARNTSAPMIAEEVSVSPATIRNRIDQLEDHGIIRDYHTSVDFERAEGGLTTLFQCNVSVENREAIAQQVSAIPGVINVRKLMTGRRNLHVVAVGADTQSLERIGRALSELGAEIEDEDLVQDEISRPYTPYGPDETATDPTPTDVISLTGDANVVEVTVSSDSEIRGYTLEEAGSRGVLPDDLLIVAIERDGTVLTPRGETTIRADDVVTVLSRDGIDDRTLHSFRPPAAEPVSDSEPIDP, encoded by the coding sequence ATCGCTAGTCACCGCCCCGACTCCGGATACCGCCTCGACGAGATCGATCGCCGGATCATCTACGCGCTGATGGCCGACGCGCGAAACACCTCCGCTCCCATGATCGCCGAAGAGGTGAGCGTTTCGCCGGCCACGATCCGCAATCGCATCGACCAGCTCGAGGACCACGGGATCATCCGGGACTATCACACGTCGGTCGATTTCGAGCGGGCGGAGGGAGGGTTGACGACGCTCTTTCAGTGTAACGTCTCCGTCGAAAACCGCGAAGCGATCGCACAGCAGGTGAGCGCGATTCCCGGCGTGATCAACGTTCGGAAGCTGATGACCGGCAGACGGAACCTCCACGTCGTCGCCGTCGGAGCCGATACGCAGTCGCTCGAGCGGATCGGTCGCGCGCTGTCGGAACTCGGCGCGGAGATCGAGGACGAGGACCTCGTTCAAGACGAGATCTCTCGCCCGTACACGCCCTACGGGCCCGACGAGACGGCGACCGACCCGACGCCGACGGACGTGATCAGCCTGACCGGCGATGCGAACGTCGTCGAAGTCACCGTCAGTTCGGACTCCGAAATCCGCGGCTACACGCTCGAGGAAGCGGGCAGTCGCGGCGTCCTCCCCGACGACCTCCTCATCGTCGCGATCGAACGCGACGGCACCGTCTTGACCCCTCGCGGCGAGACGACGATCCGCGCGGACGACGTCGTCACCGTCCTGTCGCGCGACGGTATCGACGACCGGACACTGCACAGTTTCCGACCGCCCGCAGCCGAGCCCGTCTCGGACTCGGAACCGATCGATCCGTAA
- a CDS encoding DUF1328 family protein: MFDVATPLQIGGGGFLYWAILFFVLAIVAAAVGARGVAGISMEIARIFVLLFVVLAIVALLL; this comes from the coding sequence ATGTTCGACGTAGCGACCCCCCTGCAGATCGGCGGCGGCGGATTCCTGTACTGGGCGATCCTCTTTTTCGTCCTCGCGATCGTCGCGGCCGCCGTCGGCGCGCGCGGCGTCGCCGGGATCTCGATGGAGATCGCCCGCATCTTCGTGTTGCTCTTCGTCGTCCTCGCGATCGTCGCCCTGCTTCTGTGA
- a CDS encoding bacterio-opsin activator domain-containing protein, producing the protein MGTIDTELSDGDADSASNAPAALEHVVDPVVLITDGAITYANAAAREAFALTDADGGKDTFEANWDRLGDAIGETTVGTVRTVELEHGRYDARVHRGVDGTTIVFTERNGTNDPAGDRAVKARAVNEAPVGVTISDPSRADNPLVYVNDTYQELTGYAFEDIVGQNCRFLQGPDSSPEAVAEMRAAIDEERPVTVELRNYREDGTEFWNEVTIAPVYDDRGELANYVGFQNDVTARKEAELEAERRTEELEYTLARVEGLIQDVTDAVVGSKTRSELEAAVCDRIVEESDYESAWIGERNPATREIDVRTAAGDAFDELSPDDDHPAAETLETTAVATGTVDESAVAAFPLFYNDIEYGVLTVLSDADRAFDERETVILSALARAAASGINARETSRMLATDAVVAVDVEIADDAAAPIAVAQAANCRLEYRRSVHRTGAETASLFTATDASADDSTEFAATLADSAAPVDGVDLEVLVERDGDCLVELTTETNVVAWLSDRGVRTQAITAEDGRARLTLEIPRSADVRSIIEAIEARYDGTDIRSFHHREPDTETRAEFVGRLEEELTERQFAALQRAYLGGYFEWPRPATGEELAESMGVSRPTFHEHLRNAEAKLCRAFFGDD; encoded by the coding sequence ATGGGAACGATCGACACGGAACTGAGCGACGGGGACGCCGATTCGGCATCGAACGCGCCGGCGGCGCTCGAGCACGTCGTCGATCCGGTAGTGTTGATAACTGACGGGGCGATCACCTACGCGAACGCGGCCGCTCGCGAGGCGTTCGCGCTCACGGACGCCGACGGTGGGAAAGACACGTTCGAGGCGAATTGGGATCGGCTCGGCGACGCGATCGGCGAGACGACGGTCGGAACGGTTCGAACGGTCGAACTCGAGCACGGACGCTACGACGCGCGCGTTCACCGCGGGGTCGACGGTACGACGATCGTGTTCACAGAAAGAAACGGAACGAACGATCCGGCGGGGGACAGGGCCGTCAAAGCCCGCGCGGTCAACGAGGCCCCGGTCGGCGTGACGATCTCCGATCCGTCGCGCGCGGACAACCCGCTCGTCTACGTCAACGACACCTACCAGGAACTCACCGGCTACGCGTTCGAGGACATCGTCGGTCAGAACTGTCGCTTTCTACAGGGACCGGACTCGAGCCCGGAGGCCGTCGCCGAGATGCGGGCCGCGATCGACGAGGAGCGACCGGTCACCGTCGAACTCAGGAACTACCGCGAGGACGGCACGGAGTTCTGGAACGAAGTCACCATCGCACCGGTCTACGACGACCGGGGCGAGCTCGCCAACTACGTCGGGTTCCAGAACGACGTCACCGCCCGCAAGGAGGCCGAACTCGAGGCCGAGCGCCGAACCGAGGAGCTCGAGTACACGCTCGCGCGCGTCGAGGGGCTGATCCAGGACGTCACCGACGCCGTCGTCGGCTCGAAAACGCGCAGCGAGCTGGAGGCCGCCGTCTGCGACCGGATCGTCGAGGAATCGGACTACGAGAGCGCGTGGATCGGCGAACGAAATCCCGCGACTCGAGAGATCGACGTTCGGACCGCCGCGGGCGACGCGTTCGACGAGCTCAGCCCTGACGACGACCACCCCGCGGCGGAGACACTCGAGACGACGGCCGTCGCGACCGGGACGGTCGACGAGTCGGCGGTGGCCGCATTCCCGCTGTTTTACAACGACATCGAATACGGCGTGTTGACCGTCCTATCCGACGCAGATCGGGCGTTCGACGAACGAGAAACGGTCATCCTTTCGGCGCTCGCTCGCGCGGCGGCGAGCGGTATCAACGCCCGCGAAACCAGCCGAATGCTCGCGACCGACGCCGTTGTCGCCGTCGACGTCGAGATCGCGGACGACGCGGCCGCTCCGATCGCCGTCGCGCAGGCCGCGAACTGTCGGCTCGAGTATCGACGGTCCGTCCATCGAACGGGCGCGGAAACCGCCTCGTTGTTTACGGCGACGGATGCGTCGGCAGACGACTCGACGGAGTTCGCGGCGACTCTCGCCGATTCGGCGGCCCCGGTCGACGGCGTCGACCTCGAGGTGCTGGTCGAACGCGACGGCGACTGCCTGGTGGAACTGACCACAGAGACGAACGTCGTCGCGTGGCTCTCCGATCGCGGGGTTCGAACGCAGGCGATCACGGCCGAGGACGGGCGGGCGCGACTCACGCTCGAGATTCCGCGATCGGCCGACGTCCGATCGATTATCGAGGCAATCGAGGCGCGTTACGACGGGACGGACATTCGCTCGTTCCACCACCGAGAGCCCGACACCGAAACGCGGGCGGAGTTCGTCGGTCGACTCGAGGAGGAACTCACCGAACGCCAGTTCGCCGCGCTCCAGCGGGCGTACCTGGGCGGGTACTTCGAGTGGCCCCGGCCCGCGACTGGGGAGGAACTCGCCGAATCCATGGGCGTCTCCCGTCCGACGTTTCACGAGCACCTCCGGAACGCCGAGGCCAAACTCTGTCGGGCGTTCTTCGGCGACGATTAG
- a CDS encoding HVO_0649 family zinc finger protein, protein MSAQRSRFPFDRLREKLDDTELRCRQCGYVDSDGGWRVRTSGDRVSYRHVCPSCNAIETRELRL, encoded by the coding sequence ATGTCCGCACAACGAAGTCGCTTCCCGTTCGATCGGCTTCGAGAGAAGCTAGACGACACCGAACTGCGCTGTCGCCAGTGTGGGTACGTCGATTCGGACGGCGGGTGGCGCGTGCGCACGAGCGGTGATCGGGTCTCCTACCGGCACGTTTGCCCGTCCTGTAACGCGATCGAAACGCGGGAACTTCGACTGTAG
- a CDS encoding archaeosine biosynthesis radical SAM protein RaSEA has product MSTPTPEVYEQGKGMDAHNQVMRGIRAEKEASYDPHQPTRVWLDEDNTPDGVKTSLTIILNTGGCRWARAGGCTMCGYVAESVDGGSVPHDALMDQIDVCLEHEAENSDEPADLIKIYTSGSFLDEREVGAESRRAIAETFGDRERIVLESLPDFVDREKLTDFTEEGLQTDIAIGLETATDRVRHDCVNKYFDFADFEDACATAADVENAGIKAYLLMKPPFLAESEAVEDMISSIERCADVPGCHTVSMNPCNVQRYTMVDELHFRDGYRPPWLWSVAHVLEETADVDAIVVSDPVGHGSDRGAHNCKECDDLVQKAIKDFDLRQDPSVFEQVSCECEATWEAVMDLERGYNQPLTR; this is encoded by the coding sequence ATGAGTACTCCCACGCCCGAGGTCTACGAGCAGGGCAAGGGCATGGACGCCCACAATCAGGTGATGCGGGGGATACGCGCCGAGAAGGAAGCGAGTTACGACCCGCACCAACCGACCCGCGTCTGGCTCGATGAGGACAACACGCCCGACGGCGTCAAGACGAGCCTGACGATCATCCTGAACACCGGCGGCTGTCGCTGGGCCCGCGCCGGCGGCTGTACGATGTGTGGCTATGTCGCCGAGAGCGTCGACGGCGGTTCGGTCCCCCACGACGCGCTGATGGACCAGATCGACGTCTGCCTCGAGCACGAAGCCGAGAATTCCGACGAACCCGCCGACCTCATCAAGATCTACACCTCCGGGTCGTTCCTCGACGAGCGCGAGGTCGGCGCGGAAAGCCGCCGCGCCATCGCCGAGACCTTCGGCGACCGCGAGCGCATCGTCCTCGAGTCGCTGCCGGATTTCGTCGACCGCGAGAAACTCACCGACTTCACCGAGGAAGGACTCCAGACCGATATCGCGATCGGCCTCGAGACCGCCACGGATCGGGTTCGTCACGACTGCGTGAACAAGTACTTCGACTTCGCGGACTTCGAGGACGCCTGCGCCACCGCGGCCGACGTCGAGAACGCGGGGATCAAGGCCTACCTGCTGATGAAACCGCCGTTCCTCGCGGAATCCGAAGCCGTCGAGGACATGATCTCCTCGATCGAACGCTGTGCGGACGTTCCGGGCTGTCACACCGTCTCGATGAACCCGTGTAACGTCCAGCGCTACACCATGGTCGACGAACTCCACTTCAGGGACGGCTACCGACCGCCGTGGCTCTGGTCGGTCGCCCACGTCCTCGAGGAAACCGCCGACGTCGACGCCATCGTCGTCTCGGACCCCGTCGGGCACGGCTCCGACCGCGGCGCGCACAACTGCAAAGAGTGCGACGATCTGGTCCAGAAGGCGATCAAGGACTTCGACCTCCGGCAGGACCCCTCGGTCTTCGAGCAGGTCAGCTGCGAGTGCGAAGCGACCTGGGAGGCCGTGATGGACCTCGAGCGGGGCTACAACCAGCCGCTGACGCGGTAA
- a CDS encoding catalase encodes MTDGGSDDETESGQTGTSDDAGGEVDGESKQDQLEEVRENPEGEQLTSDHGVKITDTDNSLKASERGPTIMEDFHFREKMTQFDHESIPERVVHARGTGAHGYYQPYEDPDLGEYDDISELTKASFLQDSDRKTPVFTRFSTVVGSRGSADTVRDVRGFATKFYTEEGNWDLVGNNMPVFFIQDAMEFPDLVHAIKSEPDDAIPQAASAHDTFWDFASLKPEITHMLMWLLSGRALPRSFRMMQGFGVHTFRFVNEDGESVFVKFHWEPKLGTNQLVWDETQKIAGKNPDFNREGLYEVIDEGYEPEWELGVQIVEEDEADQFDFDLLDPTKIIPETEVPVRPIGKMVLNERPDNFFAEVEQVAFHPGNVVPGIDFTNDPLLQGRLFSYQDTQLNRFNSANWDEIPINRPVTERHNNQRAGFMRQEINTGKASYKPNSIGDDYPEEVPEEEGGYEHFAEKIDGRKIRNRSESFEEHFSQARLFWNSMTETEKQNIVEAAHFELGKVDRMEIRERTVYDLFNNVDHEFATRVAEGIGVEPPEEPGDEIPDHDDEDPSLSMLNRTRDTIETRKVAVLVDDGYDADHLETIQSTLEDEGARVEIVSKLLGDVEAANGETVDADESHGTTESVLFDAVYVPGGEGSVDALVEQGTAKHFVAEMFKHKKPIAAAGEGTELLEAVELPGINVANDREGVVTDRGVVMAPNGADLEGASEAFVDAIAAHRHWDRDPKEVGA; translated from the coding sequence ATGACCGACGGCGGTTCCGACGACGAGACGGAGTCCGGACAGACCGGAACGAGCGATGACGCCGGCGGCGAAGTCGACGGAGAGAGCAAACAGGACCAGCTCGAGGAGGTCCGGGAGAACCCGGAGGGCGAGCAGCTGACCTCCGACCATGGCGTCAAGATCACGGACACCGACAACTCGCTGAAGGCGAGCGAGCGCGGGCCGACGATCATGGAGGACTTTCACTTCCGGGAGAAGATGACCCAGTTCGACCACGAGTCGATCCCCGAACGGGTCGTCCACGCCCGCGGCACGGGCGCACACGGCTACTACCAGCCCTACGAAGATCCGGATCTCGGGGAGTACGACGACATCTCGGAGCTAACGAAGGCGTCGTTCCTGCAAGATTCCGACCGGAAGACGCCCGTGTTCACCCGATTCTCGACGGTCGTCGGCTCTCGAGGCTCCGCGGACACGGTACGGGACGTTCGTGGCTTCGCGACCAAGTTCTACACGGAGGAGGGTAACTGGGATCTCGTGGGCAACAACATGCCGGTCTTCTTCATTCAGGACGCGATGGAGTTCCCCGACCTGGTCCACGCGATCAAGTCCGAACCCGACGACGCGATCCCGCAGGCGGCCTCCGCTCACGACACCTTCTGGGACTTCGCCTCGCTGAAGCCCGAAATCACGCACATGCTCATGTGGCTGCTCTCCGGGCGGGCGCTCCCCCGATCTTTCCGGATGATGCAAGGCTTCGGCGTTCACACGTTCCGGTTCGTCAACGAGGACGGCGAGTCTGTCTTCGTCAAGTTCCACTGGGAACCGAAACTCGGCACAAATCAGCTCGTCTGGGACGAAACCCAGAAGATCGCGGGCAAGAATCCTGACTTCAATCGCGAGGGGCTCTACGAGGTCATCGACGAAGGCTACGAACCCGAGTGGGAACTCGGCGTCCAGATCGTCGAGGAGGACGAGGCGGATCAGTTCGACTTCGACCTGCTCGATCCGACGAAAATCATCCCCGAGACGGAGGTTCCGGTCAGACCGATCGGGAAGATGGTCCTGAACGAGCGACCGGACAACTTCTTCGCCGAGGTCGAACAGGTCGCGTTCCACCCCGGTAACGTCGTCCCGGGAATCGACTTCACCAACGACCCGCTTCTGCAGGGCCGACTCTTTTCGTATCAGGACACCCAGCTCAACCGCTTCAACAGCGCCAACTGGGACGAGATCCCGATCAACCGGCCGGTCACAGAACGGCACAACAACCAGCGGGCCGGGTTCATGCGCCAGGAGATCAATACGGGCAAAGCGTCGTACAAACCCAACTCGATCGGCGACGACTATCCCGAGGAGGTGCCCGAAGAGGAGGGGGGCTACGAGCACTTCGCCGAAAAGATCGACGGGCGAAAGATCCGCAACCGATCCGAGAGCTTCGAGGAGCACTTCTCGCAGGCGCGGCTGTTCTGGAACAGCATGACCGAAACGGAAAAACAGAACATCGTCGAAGCTGCCCACTTCGAACTCGGGAAGGTCGATCGCATGGAAATCCGCGAGCGGACGGTCTACGACCTCTTCAACAACGTCGACCACGAGTTCGCCACGCGGGTCGCCGAAGGGATCGGCGTCGAACCACCCGAAGAACCCGGGGACGAAATTCCGGACCACGACGACGAGGATCCGTCGCTGAGCATGCTAAACCGGACGCGAGATACCATCGAGACGCGGAAGGTAGCCGTGCTCGTTGACGACGGGTACGACGCCGACCACCTCGAGACTATCCAATCGACGCTCGAGGACGAGGGCGCACGTGTCGAGATCGTCTCGAAACTCCTCGGCGACGTCGAGGCGGCAAACGGTGAGACGGTCGACGCCGACGAGAGCCACGGAACGACCGAGTCCGTGCTGTTCGACGCGGTCTACGTCCCCGGCGGCGAAGGGAGCGTCGATGCGCTCGTCGAGCAAGGAACTGCCAAACACTTCGTCGCGGAGATGTTCAAGCACAAGAAACCGATCGCCGCTGCCGGCGAGGGCACCGAACTGCTCGAGGCCGTCGAATTGCCGGGAATCAACGTGGCGAACGACAGAGAAGGCGTCGTCACGGATCGGGGAGTCGTGATGGCCCCCAATGGGGCGGATCTCGAAGGGGCCAGCGAGGCGTTCGTCGACGCGATCGCAGCGCACCGCCACTGGGATCGAGATCCGAAAGAAGTGGGCGCCTAG